A stretch of the Ostrea edulis chromosome 9, xbOstEdul1.1, whole genome shotgun sequence genome encodes the following:
- the LOC125659166 gene encoding uncharacterized protein LOC125659166 — protein sequence MGVSKIILLPTFVILLVPVCLSVPLWDRASLVCAAIAGKHVLEEDSGRYFMVPQTCNQGEIAWRMTQSYVALRFWRPRPFTVCFSSNTPVNYEKYSVYNASYGNMFVGSPNMYMKTCVNSIGNALDIILQAKKSFYVMRAKFTVHCNS from the exons ATGGGAGTTAGCAAAATCATTCTCTTGCCTACGTTTGTTATACTTCTTGTTCCCGTGTGCCTATCTGTGCCTCTCTGGGACCGTGCTTCTCTTGTCTGCGCAGCCATAGCTGGAAAACA TGTGCTAGAGGAGGACTCAGGTCGATACTTCATGGTTCCCCAGACTTGTAATCAGGGTGAGATTGCCTGGAGAATGACCCAGTCGTACGTAGCTCTACGGTTCTGGAGACCTAGACCGTTCACAGTGTGCTTCAGCAGTAACACACCCGTCAACTACGAGAAATATAGCGTCTACAATGCCTCCTATGGGAATATGTTCGTCGGTAGTCCTAACATGT acaTGAAGACCTGTGTGAATTCAATAGGGAATGCTTTGGACATCATATTACAAGCGAAGAAATCATTTTACGTTATGAGAGCAAAATTT